One segment of Streptomyces sp. NBC_01463 DNA contains the following:
- a CDS encoding alkene reductase, giving the protein MTTAFDSLDLAGTRLANRIALAPMTRSRAGEGGVPTELTAEYYAQRASAGLVITEGIQPSAVGQGYPSTPGLHSDEQIAAWRKVTDAVHDKGGRIFAQVMHAGRIGHPVLLPDGLTPVGASPVAAAGQVFTQEGAKDFVTPRELTDAEIRETVADFAAAARGAVDAGFDGVELHGANGYLIHQFLAPNSNLRTDAWGGSVEGRIRFAVETVRAVVAEIGAARTAIRLSPGGPFNDIDEPAPEATYSALVQAIEPLGLAYLHLVEGAPGDRALTDSLRKQFNGTLVLNPASDGPTGPDALTLVEEGVADIVSYGALFLANPDLPERLRAGGPYNDPDRATFYGGDHRGYTDYPVLGA; this is encoded by the coding sequence ATGACCACCGCGTTCGACTCACTCGACCTGGCCGGCACCCGGCTCGCCAACCGCATAGCCCTGGCGCCGATGACCCGGAGCCGGGCGGGGGAGGGCGGCGTGCCGACCGAACTCACCGCCGAGTACTACGCCCAGCGCGCATCGGCCGGACTCGTCATCACCGAGGGCATCCAGCCGTCGGCCGTCGGCCAGGGATACCCCAGCACCCCGGGACTGCACAGCGACGAGCAGATCGCCGCCTGGCGCAAGGTCACCGACGCCGTGCACGACAAGGGCGGCAGGATCTTCGCGCAGGTCATGCACGCCGGCCGGATCGGCCACCCGGTGCTGCTGCCCGACGGGCTCACCCCGGTCGGCGCCTCCCCGGTCGCGGCCGCCGGACAGGTCTTCACCCAGGAGGGCGCGAAGGACTTCGTCACCCCGCGCGAGCTGACCGACGCGGAGATCAGGGAGACGGTCGCCGACTTCGCCGCCGCCGCACGGGGCGCGGTGGACGCCGGCTTCGACGGTGTGGAGCTGCACGGCGCCAACGGATACCTGATCCACCAGTTCCTGGCACCCAACTCCAACCTGCGCACCGACGCGTGGGGCGGTTCCGTGGAGGGCCGGATACGGTTCGCCGTGGAGACCGTGCGCGCCGTCGTCGCCGAGATCGGTGCCGCACGCACCGCGATCCGCCTCTCGCCCGGCGGCCCGTTCAACGACATCGACGAGCCCGCGCCGGAAGCCACGTACAGCGCGCTCGTCCAGGCCATCGAACCGCTCGGGCTCGCCTATCTGCACCTCGTCGAGGGCGCGCCCGGAGACCGGGCGCTGACCGACTCCCTGCGCAAGCAGTTCAACGGCACCCTCGTCCTCAACCCGGCGAGCGACGGCCCGACCGGGCCCGACGCGCTCACCCTGGTCGAGGAGGGCGTGGCGGACATCGTCTCCTACGGGGCGCTGTTCCTGGCCAACCCGGACCTGCCCGAGCGGCTGCGCGCGGGCGGCCCCTACAACGACCCGGACCGCGCCACCTTCTACGGGGGCGACCACCGCGGCTACACGGACTACCCGGTGCTCGGGGCGTGA
- a CDS encoding LacI family transcriptional regulator has product MSRTEQTGTGRRRPPTIHDVAREAGVSRGTVSRVLNGGHNVSPAALDAVNSAIRKTGYTVNRHARSLITGRSDSVAFLLTEPQERFFEDPNFNVLLRGCTSALAAHDIPLLLMIAGTEAERRRNMRYIAGHVDGVLLVSSHSGDPVAAQLHEAGVPLVACGKPLGQGSKVSYVAADDRDGARDMVRFLYESGRRRIGTVSGPLDTPGGVERLAGYREMLADRGLPVDDALIVPGDYSRAGGEAAAALLLERAPDLDAVFVASDLMAQGVLAALEKAGRSVPHDVAVGGFDDSPAALASRPALTTIRQPWDRISAEMVRVLLAQIGGEDPAAVILPTELVRRDSA; this is encoded by the coding sequence ATGAGCCGCACAGAACAGACCGGTACGGGACGCCGACGGCCGCCGACGATCCATGACGTGGCCCGGGAGGCCGGGGTCTCCCGCGGCACGGTCTCCCGGGTGCTGAACGGCGGTCACAACGTCAGCCCGGCCGCGCTCGATGCGGTCAACTCCGCCATCCGCAAGACCGGATACACGGTCAACCGGCACGCCAGATCGCTGATCACGGGCCGCTCCGACTCGGTGGCCTTCCTGCTGACCGAGCCCCAGGAGCGGTTCTTCGAGGACCCGAACTTCAACGTGCTGCTGCGCGGCTGCACCAGCGCGCTCGCCGCGCACGACATCCCGCTGCTGCTGATGATCGCGGGCACGGAGGCGGAGCGCCGCAGGAACATGCGGTACATCGCCGGGCACGTGGACGGGGTCCTGCTGGTCTCCAGCCACTCGGGCGACCCGGTCGCGGCCCAGCTGCACGAGGCGGGGGTGCCCCTGGTCGCCTGCGGGAAGCCGCTCGGGCAGGGCTCGAAGGTCAGCTACGTGGCCGCCGACGACCGGGACGGCGCCCGGGACATGGTGCGTTTCCTGTACGAGTCGGGGCGCCGCAGGATCGGTACGGTCAGCGGCCCCCTGGACACCCCGGGCGGCGTGGAGCGGCTGGCCGGCTACCGCGAGATGCTGGCCGACCGCGGACTGCCCGTCGACGACGCGCTGATCGTGCCCGGCGACTACAGCCGGGCGGGCGGCGAGGCGGCGGCCGCGCTGCTGCTGGAGCGGGCGCCGGACCTGGACGCGGTGTTCGTCGCATCGGACCTGATGGCGCAGGGGGTGCTCGCGGCGCTGGAGAAGGCGGGGCGCAGCGTGCCGCACGATGTCGCGGTGGGCGGTTTCGACGACTCCCCCGCCGCGCTCGCCTCCCGGCCCGCGCTGACGACGATCCGTCAGCCGTGGGACCGGATCAGCGCCGAGATGGTGCGGGTGCTGCTGGCGCAGATCGGTGGGGAGGACCCGGCCGCGGTGATACTGCCCACCGAACTGGTCCGCCGCGACTCGGCATGA
- a CDS encoding carbohydrate ABC transporter permease translates to MTTTHPRPPAAAPRRFALVPTAVLLLGALYCLLPVAWILTASTKSGSELFSTFTFLPGSGFADNVADLSAYRDGVYWKWMANSALYAGVGALLSTAVSALSGYALAVYRFRGRESIFNILLAGVLMPPVILAVPQYLLMAKADLTDSYLSVMLPVILSPYGVYLARIYAAAAVPGDVIEAGRMDGGGEWRIFRTIALPMMLPGLVTVFLFQFVAIWNNFLLPYIMLGDDEKFPVTLGLFTLLQQGATTPALYTLVITGALLAIVPLIALFLVIQRFWSLDLLSGAVKS, encoded by the coding sequence GTGACCACGACGCATCCGCGGCCCCCGGCCGCGGCCCCCCGCCGGTTCGCCCTCGTGCCCACCGCGGTGCTGCTGCTCGGCGCCCTCTACTGCCTGCTGCCCGTCGCCTGGATCCTGACCGCCTCGACCAAGTCCGGCAGCGAGCTGTTCTCGACCTTCACCTTCCTGCCCGGCTCCGGCTTCGCGGACAACGTCGCCGACCTCTCGGCGTACCGGGACGGGGTGTACTGGAAGTGGATGGCCAACTCGGCCCTCTACGCCGGCGTGGGCGCTCTGCTGTCCACGGCCGTCTCCGCCCTCTCGGGGTACGCGCTGGCGGTGTACCGCTTCCGCGGCAGGGAGAGCATCTTCAACATCCTGCTGGCCGGGGTGCTGATGCCGCCGGTGATCCTCGCGGTGCCGCAGTACCTGCTGATGGCGAAGGCCGATCTGACCGACTCGTACCTGTCGGTGATGCTGCCGGTGATCCTCTCGCCGTACGGGGTGTACCTGGCCCGGATCTACGCGGCGGCCGCCGTGCCCGGCGATGTGATCGAGGCCGGGCGGATGGACGGGGGCGGCGAGTGGCGGATCTTCCGCACCATCGCACTGCCGATGATGCTGCCGGGCCTGGTGACCGTCTTCCTCTTCCAGTTCGTCGCGATCTGGAACAACTTCCTGCTGCCCTACATCATGCTCGGCGACGACGAGAAGTTCCCGGTCACGCTGGGGCTCTTCACCCTGCTCCAGCAGGGTGCCACAACCCCGGCGCTCTATACGCTGGTGATCACGGGCGCGCTGCTGGCGATCGTCCCGCTGATCGCCCTGTTCCTGGTCATCCAGCGTTTCTGGAGCCTCGACCTGCTCTCCGGGGCCGTAAAGTCCTGA
- a CDS encoding sugar ABC transporter permease produces the protein MTRARRRKAYGVRSAPYAFLIPATVLFLLFFALPIGYALHLSLRRTEVSGLGLGKGAREEVWAGFANYRDALSDSELLNGALRILGYGAIVVPVMLGLALLFALLLDTERLRLRGFTRLAIFLPYAIPGVVAALMWGFLYLPDVSPFYFLLDRAGLPQPDLLDGGPLYLALANIAVWGGTGFNMIVIYTSLRAIPAEIFEAARLDGCSQLQIALRIKIPMVAPSLVLTFFFSIIATLQVFNEPTTLKPLTNSLSTTWSPLMKVYQDAFVNNDIYAAAAQAVIIAVVTLALSFGFLRAANSRTKQGDPQ, from the coding sequence GTGACACGCGCGCGCCGCCGGAAGGCGTACGGGGTCAGGAGCGCCCCGTACGCCTTCCTGATCCCCGCCACCGTGCTGTTCCTGCTCTTCTTCGCCCTGCCCATCGGCTACGCGCTCCACCTCAGCCTCCGCCGCACCGAGGTCAGCGGACTGGGCCTGGGCAAGGGGGCCCGCGAGGAGGTCTGGGCCGGGTTCGCCAACTACCGGGACGCGCTCTCCGACTCCGAACTGCTCAACGGCGCGCTGCGCATCCTCGGCTACGGCGCGATCGTCGTCCCGGTGATGCTGGGCCTGGCCCTGCTCTTCGCACTGCTGCTGGACACCGAACGGCTCAGGCTGCGCGGGTTCACCCGGCTGGCGATCTTCCTCCCGTACGCGATCCCCGGTGTGGTCGCCGCCCTGATGTGGGGCTTCCTCTACCTGCCCGACGTCAGCCCGTTCTACTTCCTGCTGGACCGGGCGGGCCTGCCGCAGCCGGACCTGCTCGACGGCGGGCCGCTCTACCTCGCGCTGGCCAACATCGCGGTCTGGGGCGGCACCGGCTTCAACATGATCGTCATCTACACCTCGCTGCGGGCCATCCCCGCCGAGATCTTCGAGGCGGCCCGGCTGGACGGCTGCTCGCAGCTCCAGATCGCGCTCCGGATCAAGATCCCGATGGTGGCGCCCTCGCTGGTGCTGACGTTCTTCTTCTCGATCATCGCGACCCTCCAGGTGTTCAACGAGCCGACCACCCTGAAGCCGCTCACCAACTCCCTCTCCACCACCTGGAGTCCGCTGATGAAGGTCTACCAGGACGCCTTCGTCAACAACGACATCTACGCGGCGGCCGCCCAGGCGGTCATCATCGCGGTCGTGACCCTGGCCCTGTCCTTCGGCTTCCTCAGGGCGGCCAACTCCCGTACGAAGCAGGGGGACCCCCAGTGA
- a CDS encoding extracellular solute-binding protein, which yields MKYRIVAVSAAVSLAATALLTGCGSSDDDGSGDGPAAAGPASLTYWAWAPGLDKVADLWNKGEGKKAGITVTVKKQASGDDLVTKIITAAKAHKAPDLVQAEYQALPTLVSNDVLADISEEAGDAKDRFADGVWQQATLGSDALYALPQDSGPLMFYYRQDLFKQYGLSVPTTWDEFAQTARALKKKAPDKDLTTFSSNDSGLFAGLAQQAGARWWTTSGDKWKVAIDDPATRKVADFWGGLVKEGAVDNQPMYTPAWNKALNTGKQIAWVSAVWAPGTLTTAAPGTAGKWAMAPLPQWKAGESVTGSWGGSSTAVTNDSKHKAAAAAFAKWLNTDPAALAALVKESGVYPAATAAQTGGALAKPPAYFANQPDFYTEAAKIAKGTAPAAWGPNVNVAYTAFKDDFAEAAKRRSDFAPALTSMQDATVADLKKQGFGVSE from the coding sequence ATGAAGTACCGCATCGTCGCGGTGTCCGCGGCCGTCTCGCTCGCCGCCACCGCCCTGCTCACGGGCTGCGGCTCGTCGGACGACGACGGCAGCGGGGACGGCCCGGCCGCCGCCGGCCCCGCGTCGCTCACCTACTGGGCCTGGGCCCCCGGTCTGGACAAGGTCGCGGACCTCTGGAACAAGGGCGAGGGCAAGAAGGCCGGCATCACGGTCACGGTGAAGAAGCAGGCGTCGGGCGACGACCTGGTCACCAAGATCATCACCGCGGCGAAGGCGCACAAGGCCCCCGACCTGGTGCAGGCCGAGTACCAGGCGCTGCCCACCCTCGTCTCCAACGACGTGCTCGCCGACATATCCGAGGAGGCCGGCGACGCGAAGGACCGGTTCGCCGACGGCGTCTGGCAGCAGGCGACGCTGGGGTCGGACGCCCTGTACGCGCTGCCCCAGGACTCCGGCCCGCTGATGTTCTACTACCGCCAGGACCTGTTCAAGCAGTACGGGCTGTCCGTGCCCACCACCTGGGACGAGTTCGCGCAGACCGCCCGGGCGCTGAAGAAGAAGGCGCCGGACAAGGACCTCACCACCTTCTCCTCCAACGACTCCGGCCTCTTCGCGGGCCTCGCCCAGCAGGCCGGCGCCCGGTGGTGGACCACCTCGGGCGACAAGTGGAAGGTCGCGATCGACGACCCGGCCACGCGGAAGGTCGCGGACTTCTGGGGCGGACTGGTCAAGGAGGGCGCCGTCGACAACCAGCCGATGTACACCCCGGCCTGGAACAAGGCGCTCAACACCGGCAAGCAGATCGCCTGGGTCAGCGCGGTCTGGGCGCCCGGCACCCTGACCACCGCCGCACCCGGCACCGCGGGCAAGTGGGCCATGGCCCCGCTCCCCCAGTGGAAGGCCGGCGAGAGCGTCACCGGCAGCTGGGGCGGCTCCTCGACCGCGGTCACCAACGACTCGAAGCACAAGGCGGCCGCGGCCGCCTTCGCGAAGTGGCTGAACACCGACCCCGCGGCGCTCGCCGCGCTGGTCAAGGAGAGCGGCGTCTACCCCGCAGCCACGGCCGCCCAGACCGGCGGCGCCCTCGCGAAGCCGCCGGCCTACTTCGCCAACCAGCCGGACTTCTACACCGAGGCCGCCAAGATCGCCAAGGGCACCGCACCCGCGGCCTGGGGCCCCAACGTGAACGTCGCGTACACGGCCTTCAAGGACGACTTCGCCGAGGCCGCCAAGCGCAGGTCCGATTTCGCACCGGCCCTCACCTCGATGCAGGACGCCACCGTCGCCGACCTGAAGAAGCAGGGCTTCGGAGTCTCCGAGTGA
- a CDS encoding beta-galactosidase, with product MPHTPRATAPQGLHQLAFGGDYNPEQWPEEVWHEDMRLMREAGVTMVSVGIFSWALLEPEPGTHDFGWLDRLLDLLHVNGIRADLGTPTVAPPAWFYRAHPDALPVSRDGVRYAFGSRGAICHSNPAYRAAAADITEQLARRYANHPALALWHVHNEYGVPVSACYCDNCAAHFRRWLTARHGDAAAVNEAWGTAFWGQRYRSLDEIDPPRTTPTVGNPAQQLDYARFADATMRENFCAERDILHRLAPGIPVTTNFMTALSQCDSVDYWAWGREVDLVTNDHYLITDGRRTHVNLAMAADLTRSVAGGAPWLLLEHSTSGVNWQPRNPAKRPGEMARNSLAHVARGSDGAMFFQWRQSLRGAEKFHSAMLPHAGTDSRIWREVSRLGSDLGLMDEIRSTRTVADVAMVWDWQSWWAQSLEWRPSRDHDARERADAFYAALFDRHLTVDFAHPDADLSGYPLVVVPALYLATEETGRNLRRYVEGGGTLVVSYFSGIVDAHDAVHPGPYPGALRDVLGLTVEEFSPLAEGGTVRLITPEGAPEGPDLTGDLWSDVVIPRGAETMWSYADGVPAGRPAVTRHRLGEGTAWYVSTRLTGAGLDAVLDRACEDARIAPRTGLPHDVEAVTRTGDSGTYLFVINHTGGDAKVPLDAPGTELLTGEPATGHLAVPAGAVRVVRLDG from the coding sequence ATGCCGCACACCCCTCGCGCGACTGCCCCGCAGGGTCTGCACCAGCTGGCCTTCGGCGGCGACTACAACCCCGAGCAGTGGCCCGAGGAGGTCTGGCACGAGGACATGCGCCTCATGCGGGAGGCCGGCGTCACCATGGTCAGCGTCGGGATCTTCTCCTGGGCGCTCCTGGAGCCCGAGCCGGGCACCCACGACTTCGGCTGGCTCGACCGGCTCCTGGACCTGCTGCACGTCAACGGCATCCGCGCCGACCTCGGCACCCCCACCGTCGCCCCGCCCGCCTGGTTCTACCGCGCCCACCCCGATGCCCTGCCGGTCAGCAGGGACGGCGTCCGGTACGCCTTCGGATCGCGCGGCGCGATCTGCCACAGCAACCCCGCCTACCGCGCCGCCGCGGCGGACATCACCGAACAGCTCGCCCGCCGGTACGCGAACCACCCGGCCCTCGCCCTGTGGCACGTCCACAACGAGTACGGCGTCCCGGTCAGCGCCTGCTACTGCGACAACTGCGCCGCCCACTTCCGCCGCTGGCTCACCGCCCGCCACGGCGACGCCGCGGCCGTCAACGAGGCCTGGGGCACCGCCTTCTGGGGCCAGCGCTACCGCAGCCTCGACGAGATCGACCCGCCCCGCACCACCCCGACCGTCGGCAACCCGGCCCAGCAGCTGGACTACGCCCGCTTCGCCGACGCCACCATGCGCGAGAACTTCTGCGCGGAACGCGACATCCTGCACCGCCTCGCCCCCGGAATCCCCGTCACCACCAACTTCATGACCGCGCTCAGCCAGTGCGACTCGGTGGACTACTGGGCCTGGGGCCGCGAGGTCGACCTCGTCACCAACGACCACTACCTGATCACCGACGGCCGCCGCACCCACGTCAACCTCGCCATGGCCGCCGACCTCACCCGCTCGGTCGCAGGCGGCGCCCCCTGGCTGCTCCTCGAACACTCCACCAGCGGGGTCAACTGGCAGCCCCGCAACCCCGCCAAGCGCCCCGGCGAGATGGCCCGCAACAGCCTCGCCCACGTCGCCCGCGGCTCCGACGGCGCGATGTTCTTCCAGTGGCGGCAGTCCCTGCGCGGCGCGGAGAAGTTCCACTCGGCGATGCTCCCGCACGCCGGTACGGACTCCCGGATCTGGCGCGAGGTCTCCCGGCTCGGCTCCGATCTCGGCCTGATGGACGAGATCCGCTCCACCCGGACCGTCGCCGACGTCGCCATGGTCTGGGACTGGCAGTCCTGGTGGGCCCAGTCGCTGGAGTGGCGGCCGAGCCGGGACCACGACGCCCGCGAGCGCGCCGACGCCTTCTACGCCGCCCTCTTCGACCGCCACCTCACCGTCGACTTCGCCCACCCCGACGCCGACCTGTCCGGCTACCCGCTGGTCGTCGTCCCGGCCCTCTACCTCGCCACCGAGGAGACGGGCCGCAACCTGCGCCGGTACGTGGAGGGCGGCGGCACCCTCGTCGTCTCGTACTTCTCCGGGATCGTCGACGCCCACGACGCGGTGCACCCCGGGCCGTACCCGGGCGCGCTCCGGGACGTACTGGGGCTGACCGTCGAGGAGTTCTCCCCGCTCGCCGAGGGCGGCACCGTCCGTCTGATCACCCCCGAGGGCGCACCCGAGGGACCCGATCTGACCGGTGACCTCTGGTCGGACGTGGTGATCCCGCGCGGCGCCGAGACCATGTGGTCCTACGCCGACGGCGTCCCGGCCGGACGGCCCGCCGTCACCCGCCACCGCCTCGGCGAGGGCACCGCCTGGTACGTCTCCACCCGGCTCACCGGCGCCGGCCTGGACGCCGTCCTCGACCGGGCCTGCGAGGACGCCCGCATCGCACCCCGCACCGGCCTCCCGCACGACGTCGAGGCCGTCACCCGCACCGGCGACAGCGGCACGTACCTCTTCGTCATCAACCACACCGGGGGCGACGCGAAGGTACCGCTCGACGCCCCCGGCACCGAACTCCTCACCGGAGAACCGGCCACGGGCCACCTCGCCGTTCCGGCGGGCGCCGTCCGCGTGGTCCGGCTCGACGGCTGA
- a CDS encoding arabinogalactan endo-1,4-beta-galactosidase has protein sequence MYGTTHGKKRAAVLAASLSGLLLAALPAHAATAATAPANTGFESGSTGWSTYSAAGRNAASFTEAGGHGGSSRLSHWSASAYKVETYQYLTGLTDGTYTLSAWVRSGGGQNSAYIALRDCGGAEQRTDLPPTANGGWIRLVTSVRVTGGSCTISLNSDAHAGEWANFDDIAFTPGATGLSVKGGDLSTLPKNEAHGAVYRGASGTAGDAMSLLDSAGMNYVRLKVWVNPADGFNDKAHVLAMAKRAKALGMKVLVDFHYSDGWADPGKQNKPAAWSGHGYAQLRTDVYDHTYDVLNALKAQGTTADMVQIGNEINAGMLWPEGSTDHWSQLAGLLTSGANAAKAVSSGTKVALHLAKGGDNAGTRWWFDNAVAYGVPFDVIALSYYGYWHGPLNDLQTNLDDAAARYGKPVLVAETAYAHTLADADGLENNIATADQLVSGYPATPAGQAANLRDVLNVVEAVPGGRGLGAVYWEPAWTAVGGSGWDPADPSSGNAWENQALFGYDTKLLPAASWFSHR, from the coding sequence ATGTACGGAACGACGCACGGCAAGAAGAGAGCGGCGGTGCTGGCGGCCTCGCTGTCCGGCCTGCTGCTGGCCGCACTCCCCGCACACGCGGCCACGGCCGCCACCGCTCCCGCCAACACCGGGTTCGAGTCCGGCAGCACCGGCTGGTCGACGTACTCGGCCGCCGGGCGGAACGCCGCCTCCTTCACCGAGGCGGGCGGCCACGGCGGCAGCAGCAGGCTCAGCCACTGGTCCGCGTCCGCCTACAAGGTGGAGACGTACCAGTACCTCACCGGACTCACCGACGGCACGTACACCCTGAGTGCCTGGGTGCGGTCGGGCGGCGGCCAGAACTCCGCGTACATCGCCCTGCGCGACTGCGGCGGCGCCGAGCAGCGCACCGACCTGCCGCCCACCGCGAACGGCGGCTGGATCCGCCTCGTCACCTCGGTCAGGGTCACCGGCGGCTCCTGCACCATCAGTCTGAACTCGGACGCCCACGCGGGGGAGTGGGCCAACTTCGACGACATCGCCTTCACCCCGGGCGCCACCGGACTCTCCGTGAAGGGCGGCGACCTCTCCACCCTCCCGAAGAACGAGGCGCACGGTGCCGTCTACCGCGGTGCGAGCGGGACCGCGGGCGACGCGATGAGCCTCCTGGACTCCGCGGGCATGAACTACGTCCGCCTCAAGGTGTGGGTGAACCCGGCCGACGGCTTCAACGACAAGGCCCACGTCCTGGCCATGGCCAAGCGCGCCAAGGCCCTCGGCATGAAGGTGCTCGTCGACTTCCACTACTCCGACGGCTGGGCCGACCCCGGCAAGCAGAACAAGCCCGCCGCCTGGTCCGGGCACGGCTACGCGCAGCTGCGGACGGACGTCTACGACCACACGTACGACGTGCTGAACGCCCTCAAGGCACAGGGCACCACCGCCGACATGGTCCAGATCGGCAACGAGATCAACGCCGGGATGCTCTGGCCCGAGGGCTCCACCGACCACTGGTCCCAGCTCGCCGGACTCCTCACCTCGGGTGCCAACGCGGCGAAGGCCGTCTCGTCCGGTACGAAGGTGGCCCTGCACCTCGCCAAGGGCGGCGACAACGCCGGCACCCGCTGGTGGTTCGACAACGCCGTCGCGTACGGCGTGCCCTTCGACGTCATCGCGCTCTCGTACTACGGCTACTGGCACGGCCCGCTCAACGACCTCCAGACCAACCTGGACGACGCCGCCGCCCGGTACGGAAAGCCGGTGCTGGTCGCCGAGACGGCCTACGCGCACACCCTCGCCGACGCCGACGGGCTGGAGAACAACATCGCCACCGCGGACCAGCTCGTCAGCGGCTACCCCGCCACCCCGGCCGGGCAGGCGGCCAACCTCCGCGACGTGCTGAACGTCGTCGAGGCCGTCCCGGGCGGCCGGGGACTGGGCGCGGTGTACTGGGAGCCGGCCTGGACCGCCGTCGGCGGCAGCGGCTGGGACCCGGCCGACCCCTCGTCCGGCAACGCCTGGGAGAACCAGGCCCTGTTCGGCTACGACACGAAGCTGCTCCCGGCGGCGAGCTGGTTCTCCCACCGGTAG
- a CDS encoding VOC family protein: MTSHVHHVTVDCADAHKLGTFWAEVLGSSLADDDFPGDPEALLETPGAALLFVTVPEPKSSKNRVHFDIQPDDRTRDEEVERLLALGATLVGDHRRPNGRGWVTLADPEGNEFCVECSAGERARLTGTRLPVTADDVTSAVRLAVAAFKESPATDWHVPAGTLSWDCWETVEHLSDDLFAYAAQLGPQSPPLENEVPYHWSPRREGGPFNAIFADPAAGTAGLLQTLETSGALLAAMVRTTAPEVRSYHGFGVSDAEGFAAMGVVETLVHAHDIAGGLGIGWTPPDDLCDRVLARLFPDAPDDEDRWTVLLWSTGRADLPGRERVTSWKWRGAPLEETPQP; this comes from the coding sequence ATGACCTCACACGTACATCACGTCACCGTCGACTGTGCCGACGCCCACAAGCTCGGCACGTTCTGGGCCGAGGTGCTGGGCTCCTCCCTCGCCGACGACGATTTCCCCGGCGACCCCGAGGCTCTCCTCGAAACCCCCGGTGCCGCCCTCCTGTTCGTCACCGTGCCCGAGCCGAAGAGCTCCAAGAACCGCGTCCACTTCGACATCCAGCCGGACGACCGCACCCGGGACGAGGAGGTCGAGCGGCTGCTCGCCCTCGGTGCCACCCTCGTCGGCGACCACCGCAGGCCGAACGGGCGGGGCTGGGTGACCCTGGCCGATCCGGAGGGCAACGAGTTCTGTGTGGAGTGCAGTGCGGGCGAGCGCGCCCGGCTGACCGGGACACGGCTGCCGGTCACGGCGGACGATGTGACGTCGGCGGTACGGCTGGCGGTGGCCGCGTTCAAGGAGTCGCCGGCGACCGACTGGCACGTTCCCGCGGGGACCCTCAGCTGGGACTGCTGGGAGACCGTGGAGCACCTGAGCGACGACCTGTTCGCGTACGCGGCCCAACTGGGCCCGCAGTCGCCTCCGCTGGAGAACGAGGTGCCCTACCACTGGTCCCCGCGGCGCGAGGGCGGCCCGTTCAACGCGATCTTCGCGGACCCGGCGGCCGGCACGGCCGGGCTGTTGCAGACCCTGGAGACCAGCGGGGCGCTGCTGGCCGCGATGGTCCGGACGACGGCTCCGGAGGTCCGCTCGTACCACGGGTTCGGGGTGTCGGACGCGGAGGGCTTCGCCGCCATGGGCGTCGTGGAGACCCTGGTGCACGCCCATGACATCGCCGGGGGCCTCGGCATCGGATGGACCCCGCCGGACGACCTGTGCGACCGGGTGCTGGCCCGGCTCTTCCCCGACGCGCCGGACGACGAGGACCGGTGGACCGTCCTGCTCTGGTCCACCGGCCGCGCCGATCTGCCGGGCCGTGAGCGGGTCACCTCGTGGAAGTGGCGCGGGGCGCCGCTGGAGGAGACCCCGCAGCCGTAG
- the thpD gene encoding ectoine hydroxylase — MTTDVRADLYPSRGAAEMTTPRQDPVIWSAPGAPGPIAAQELQGLERDGFLTVDQLITPDEVAGYHAELERLIADPAVRADERSIIEPKSDSVRSVFEVHRLSEVFARLVSDERVVGRARQILGSDVYVHQSRINVKPGFGASGFYWHSDFETWHAEDGLPHMRAVSVSIALTENHDTNGGLMIMPGSHKSFLGCAGETPKDNYKKSLQMQDAGTPSDEALTKMADRHGIKLFTGAAGSATWFDCNCMHGSGDNITPYPRSNVFIVFNSVENAAEEPFAAPVRRPEFIGARDFTPVR, encoded by the coding sequence ATGACCACTGATGTACGCGCCGACCTGTACCCGTCGCGCGGCGCCGCCGAGATGACCACTCCCCGCCAGGACCCGGTCATCTGGTCCGCGCCGGGCGCACCGGGTCCGATCGCCGCCCAGGAGCTGCAGGGCCTCGAACGCGACGGTTTCCTCACCGTCGACCAGCTGATCACCCCTGACGAGGTGGCCGGCTACCACGCCGAGCTGGAGCGGCTGATCGCCGATCCGGCGGTGCGGGCCGACGAGCGCTCGATCATCGAGCCGAAGTCGGACTCGGTACGGTCGGTCTTCGAGGTCCACCGGCTCAGCGAGGTCTTCGCCCGGCTGGTCAGCGACGAGCGCGTGGTGGGCAGGGCCCGGCAGATCCTCGGCTCGGACGTGTACGTCCACCAGTCCCGGATCAACGTCAAGCCGGGGTTCGGTGCCTCGGGGTTCTACTGGCACTCGGACTTCGAGACCTGGCACGCCGAGGACGGGCTGCCGCACATGCGGGCCGTGTCAGTGTCGATCGCGCTGACCGAGAACCACGACACCAACGGCGGGCTGATGATCATGCCCGGTTCGCACAAGTCGTTCCTCGGCTGTGCGGGCGAGACGCCGAAGGACAACTACAAGAAGTCGCTGCAGATGCAGGACGCGGGCACCCCGTCCGACGAGGCGCTGACGAAGATGGCCGACCGGCACGGCATCAAGCTCTTCACGGGCGCGGCCGGTTCGGCGACCTGGTTCGACTGCAACTGCATGCACGGCTCGGGGGACAACATCACCCCGTATCCGCGCAGCAACGTCTTCATCGTGTTCAACAGCGTGGAGAACGCGGCCGAGGAGCCCTTCGCGGCACCGGTCCGCCGCCCGGAGTTCATCGGAGCGCGCGACTTCACGCCGGTGAGGTAG